A region of the Desulfobacter postgatei 2ac9 genome:
TCTATATGATTGCCTCCAACTTTGTTCTTTTTTTGATTCTTCTGGCCATACAGCAGCGCAAACGCTTCAACGGCATGGTCTTTTTAAGTTACATTCTGCTCTATTCCCTGTTCAGGTCAATTATTGAATTTTTCAGGGGGGATTTCAGGGGTAACTTCTTTTTTGATTTTCTGTCATTGTCCCAGGGTATCGGATTGCTGATCTCCTGCATTGCCTTGATATTCATGATCATCAAATTGAGATCCCGGCATGGCACCCGTTAAGAACCTGGTCACATACAAGTCCCTTGCAGGCTCTCTTGATGCTTTATCAAAGGCTGATACACTTAAAACCGTGCTCATTTGCGGGGAATCCTTTCTGGTACGCAAGGCGTTGGATACCCTTGTTCCGATACTGCTTAAAGGGGAGTCAAAACAGTTCGGCTTTGATCTCCTGGACGGGAAAACAACACCCGTGGGAGAGATTGCCGAACAGGCCGGTACGTTTTCTTTTCTTGGAACCAGAAAAGTCATTGCGGTAAAAGATGCCCCGCTTTTTGTATTAAAAGCGTCCGCCGGTGAGATCAGCTACAGTGATAAGGATCTTCAAGTTTTGATCCGTCTTGTTGAAGAGGGCATCCCTGACAATCATGTGCTCGTCTTTACCACGGGTACACCGGATCGCAGAAAAAAGATATACAAGCTTATCCTTGAACACGGGTTGGTGGTGGACTGCAGTGTTGCCACGGGCGCAAGAAAGGCGGACATTGAAGAACAGCAGGCCGTGCTGCAGGATATCAGCCGCCAGATGCTGTTAAAAACAGGAAAGCAGATGGCCCCGGATGCCTTTGCAGCCCTTGTGGACCAGACAGGATTTAATCCGGAGTTGTTTGCAAATGCAATTGAAAAACTTCTGACATATACCGGGGGCGGAAACCGGATTTCAGTGGCTGATGTTGGGGCTGTGGTACACAAGGATAAAAAAGACCCCATATTTACCCTGACCAATGCGGTGATGGACCGGGATGTCTCTACAGCACTTACCGTATTATCGGGCTTATTGTCGGACGGGTTTCATCCGCTACAGATTTTAAAAACTTTTGAAAACCAGATCAGAAGACTTTTAGCCATCAAATGTTTTACAACAAGTCTGAATACGGGCAGGGCAGGGGGCTCTTCTTTAAAATATATGCAGTTCAATGCGTTCAAGCAGATGCTTTTGCCTGCAATGATGGATTGGGATTCAAACGCACTGAAGGCGGATGAAGAAAAGATGGGCCTTTTTATGGTTGGGAACGATAAAGATGAGACCCGTTCCGGCAAGCTGCCGGTCAATGATCTTTTGCTGGCGCCCAATCCAAAAAATGCCTATCCTATATTTCAGAATTTTTTAAAGTCTGAGAACTTTGCCCTGGAAGAACTGACATGCGCATTGTCTACACTTGCCGATCTTGATTATCGTATTAAATCCTCCGGGGGGGATACTGTTACAGGACTTGAGAATTTTATTATGGTCCTGTGCCGCAGGCCTGGCAAATAAATGCTGTTTTTTTCTTGCGGTACCGTTGCCGGGTCTTAGAAAATTTATCATGGCATTGTGCCGAAAAGGAGATCTGCTTTGAAAAGGCGTAAAACCAAAATTGTAGCGACCATATCCAACCTGAACTGTTCAGTGGAATTCATTGAAACTCTTTATAGGGCCGGAATGAACGTGGTGCGTTTGAATACGGCTCATATGAGTCATGATGATGCCAGGCAAGTTATTGAAAATACTCGCAAGGTGTCGGACAAGATCGGTATTCTTTTAGATACCAAAGGCCCTGAGATCAGAACCTGTGACGCCAAAGAGCCTTTGTCCGTTGTCTCCGGGGATTATATCCGGATCAAAGGAGAGCCTGGCGGAGTTTCGAAAGCGGATGTGATCTGTGTATCCTATTCGCATTTTGTCGATGATGTGCCGGTTGGTTCTTCCATTCTCATTGATGACGGATGTATTGCATTGAAAGTGAAAGAGAAGGCGGACGGCTATCTCAACTGTTTCGTGGAGAATGACGGGGTAATTTACCCCAGAAAAAGTGTCAATATTCCATCGGTTCATGTTAAATTGCCGGCTTTAAGCGAAAAAGATAGGGGGTTTATTGCATTTGCCGCAGACCAGGATCTTGACTTTATTGCCCACTCCTTTGTTCGCAACAAAGATGATGTTCTGGCCGTTCAAAATATTCTTGATGAGAAAAAATCTTCAATCAAAATCATTGCCAAAATTGAGAATGCCCAAGGGGTGGACAATCTTCTGGAAATTCTGGAACATGCCTATGGGGTGATGGTGGCCAGGGGTGATTTAGCCGTGGAAATTCCAACTGAAAAAATTCCCTTGATTCAAAAAGATATTGTTCAAACCTGTATAGAACGTAGACGCCCTGTTATTGTGGCCACCCAGATGCTGCATTCCATGATTCATTCGCCACGGCCCACAAGGGCCGAAGTCTCTGATGTGGCCAATGCCTGCCTGGATCATACTGACGCGTTGATGCTCTCCGGTGAGACGGCCAATGGTAAATATCCTGAACAAGCAGTGCTGACCATGGCCAGGATTGCCCGGGAGGTGGAGGAAAAAAGAAGCTCATTCGTTGATGTCCCCTATTCAAGTAAAGACAAACTGACAGACTATCTTGCCAAGGCGGCAGTAAAATCTTCCCTGCGGTTGAATACCAGAGGAATTGTAGCGGATTCTCTTTCCGGAAAAACTATTTTGGCCCTGGCCGCCTACCGGGGGGACAGCCCGATTTTCGCCCAGGTTTACGATAAAAAAGTGATGCGCATGCTCTCTTTGTCCTTTGGGGTATTCTCCGAGTACATACCTCTGGGGGCAAGTCCAAGGGAATCAGTTAGAGGTTCCATCTGTCGTTTAATTGAAGACCAAAATTTTAAAGATGA
Encoded here:
- the holA gene encoding DNA polymerase III subunit delta yields the protein MAPVKNLVTYKSLAGSLDALSKADTLKTVLICGESFLVRKALDTLVPILLKGESKQFGFDLLDGKTTPVGEIAEQAGTFSFLGTRKVIAVKDAPLFVLKASAGEISYSDKDLQVLIRLVEEGIPDNHVLVFTTGTPDRRKKIYKLILEHGLVVDCSVATGARKADIEEQQAVLQDISRQMLLKTGKQMAPDAFAALVDQTGFNPELFANAIEKLLTYTGGGNRISVADVGAVVHKDKKDPIFTLTNAVMDRDVSTALTVLSGLLSDGFHPLQILKTFENQIRRLLAIKCFTTSLNTGRAGGSSLKYMQFNAFKQMLLPAMMDWDSNALKADEEKMGLFMVGNDKDETRSGKLPVNDLLLAPNPKNAYPIFQNFLKSENFALEELTCALSTLADLDYRIKSSGGDTVTGLENFIMVLCRRPGK
- the pyk gene encoding pyruvate kinase, giving the protein MKRRKTKIVATISNLNCSVEFIETLYRAGMNVVRLNTAHMSHDDARQVIENTRKVSDKIGILLDTKGPEIRTCDAKEPLSVVSGDYIRIKGEPGGVSKADVICVSYSHFVDDVPVGSSILIDDGCIALKVKEKADGYLNCFVENDGVIYPRKSVNIPSVHVKLPALSEKDRGFIAFAADQDLDFIAHSFVRNKDDVLAVQNILDEKKSSIKIIAKIENAQGVDNLLEILEHAYGVMVARGDLAVEIPTEKIPLIQKDIVQTCIERRRPVIVATQMLHSMIHSPRPTRAEVSDVANACLDHTDALMLSGETANGKYPEQAVLTMARIAREVEEKRSSFVDVPYSSKDKLTDYLAKAAVKSSLRLNTRGIVADSLSGKTILALAAYRGDSPIFAQVYDKKVMRMLSLSFGVFSEYIPLGASPRESVRGSICRLIEDQNFKDDDRIIVLSGSFGPELGASFIEISNAKNFSTQCALIQK